Proteins from one Corallococcus exiguus genomic window:
- a CDS encoding HAD family hydrolase, with amino-acid sequence MERRVSTVTPRGICFDLDGTLVDSLPDIIDSFLHGFTHHGLPAPSVAEVRALIGQPLEAMYTRFAPEHATTLCVAYREHYPLNFHRRSRPFPGVERVLRTLRERGYLLAVATTKRGDMARRFVDAMGLGGLLHHVQGTDGFPHKPAPDVIHHALKALGTGGLWMVGDTTLDLRAGQAAGLKTYAVTWGTHAHEELATAMPDELQPDLERLLHHLPPLV; translated from the coding sequence ATGGAAAGGCGGGTGAGCACCGTTACCCCTCGCGGCATTTGTTTCGACCTGGACGGCACGCTGGTGGATTCGCTGCCGGACATCATCGACAGCTTCCTCCACGGCTTCACGCACCACGGCCTGCCCGCGCCCTCCGTCGCGGAGGTGCGCGCGCTCATCGGCCAGCCGCTGGAGGCCATGTACACGCGCTTCGCGCCCGAGCACGCCACCACGCTCTGCGTGGCCTACCGCGAGCACTACCCGCTGAACTTCCACCGGCGCTCCCGGCCCTTCCCCGGCGTGGAGCGCGTCCTGCGCACGCTGCGCGAACGGGGCTACCTGCTCGCCGTCGCCACCACCAAGCGCGGCGACATGGCGCGGCGCTTCGTGGACGCGATGGGGCTGGGCGGCCTGCTGCACCACGTGCAGGGCACGGACGGCTTTCCGCACAAGCCCGCGCCGGACGTCATCCACCACGCCCTGAAGGCGCTGGGCACCGGCGGCCTGTGGATGGTGGGCGACACCACGCTGGACCTGCGCGCGGGCCAGGCCGCGGGCCTCAAGACGTACGCCGTCACCTGGGGCACGCACGCCCACGAGGAGCTGGCCACCGCCATGCCGGACGAGCTCCAGCCGGATCTGGAGCGGCTGCTGCACCACCTGCCGCCGCTCGTCTGA
- a CDS encoding DUF6310 domain-containing protein, with product MRRLRACAALLLVLSACATSAPSWNELTVRNPRLANLQRAAELPWTDGGRCVVREAAQPWPVLVEKCYRTLDRDRIEFHDTTGRCTVASADAAAVGIGFCVLAAPEIAVGAVIVLGVVVVGVAIKEAMDAYELRHAYPEEAGTSRGTKVASREAEAQRKPKLKPEPAGQDWQPPVPPVPVDRTGRASCEPVPVPHAGEDDPHNECADKFPPNRYPGMDVLVGGVRFDALQVGVRKLWEIKTHRFDTYPGFIQRREIERELEQIQKERTAAAACGYDFVIGVSTQEHKDALIEVDFSLDVVVTGCKR from the coding sequence ATGAGGCGTCTCCGCGCTTGCGCCGCACTTCTGCTCGTTCTCTCGGCCTGTGCCACGTCGGCGCCGAGCTGGAATGAGCTGACGGTGCGTAACCCGAGGCTCGCCAACCTCCAGCGAGCAGCGGAGCTGCCATGGACTGACGGTGGACGGTGCGTCGTCCGTGAGGCTGCACAGCCTTGGCCCGTGTTGGTGGAGAAGTGCTATCGGACCCTCGACCGTGACCGGATCGAGTTCCACGACACCACGGGAAGATGCACGGTCGCCTCCGCTGACGCCGCTGCCGTTGGAATCGGGTTCTGCGTGCTGGCGGCTCCTGAGATTGCCGTGGGCGCCGTCATCGTGCTGGGTGTGGTGGTGGTCGGCGTCGCCATCAAGGAAGCAATGGATGCCTATGAGCTCCGCCACGCCTACCCCGAAGAGGCAGGAACCTCACGAGGAACGAAGGTGGCATCCCGGGAAGCCGAAGCGCAACGCAAGCCCAAGCTGAAGCCCGAGCCAGCGGGGCAGGACTGGCAGCCCCCAGTGCCGCCTGTGCCCGTGGACCGGACGGGACGCGCCAGTTGCGAACCTGTTCCGGTGCCCCACGCGGGCGAGGACGACCCACATAATGAATGTGCCGACAAGTTCCCACCCAACCGTTACCCCGGGATGGACGTGCTCGTTGGCGGAGTGCGCTTCGATGCGCTGCAAGTGGGCGTGCGCAAGCTGTGGGAGATCAAGACCCATCGATTCGACACGTACCCTGGCTTCATCCAGCGGCGGGAGATTGAGAGGGAGTTGGAGCAAATACAAAAGGAGCGAACTGCTGCCGCGGCATGTGGATATGACTTCGTCATTGGGGTGAGCACCCAGGAGCACAAAGACGCGCTTATCGAAGTGGACTTCTCACTGGATGTAGTCGTCACGGGGTGCAAACGATGA
- a CDS encoding DUF5953 family protein, whose amino-acid sequence MTRRRALSLIVYAPPLVGQDGRTLAIVRGMEKALPGLRLEWEVGNGVRPIALPQRDAWLAERTQDGRFPLLCNGDERYPVTVNGRGRPGLLSPGSQSLSEVHAELPLDEPVLAAAAALLEGVAEGACSFWGHASPYGYGSEVAPQFRRSSDGPECSPRGLPMINLPEKLPAPEIPWFLGWLNYWSAAAARAIGFPDPTRDAELLSRARRTASGGWVVQLTDAPLDLDKPAHLDTLKRTYERFPEIGGRAAP is encoded by the coding sequence ATGACCAGGCGTAGAGCCCTCTCCCTCATTGTTTATGCGCCTCCGCTTGTAGGCCAGGACGGCCGCACGCTCGCCATCGTCCGTGGGATGGAGAAGGCGCTTCCCGGCCTGCGCCTGGAGTGGGAAGTAGGCAACGGAGTGCGTCCCATCGCATTGCCGCAGCGCGACGCGTGGCTCGCGGAAAGGACGCAGGACGGGAGATTCCCTCTTCTGTGCAACGGGGACGAGCGTTACCCCGTGACGGTCAACGGGAGGGGAAGACCTGGACTCCTCAGCCCAGGCAGTCAGTCCCTGTCTGAAGTGCATGCAGAACTGCCACTGGACGAGCCCGTGCTCGCGGCAGCGGCGGCTTTGCTTGAGGGCGTGGCTGAGGGTGCGTGCTCGTTCTGGGGACATGCGTCGCCATATGGTTACGGTTCGGAAGTCGCGCCGCAGTTTCGCCGATCGTCTGATGGACCAGAGTGTTCACCCCGTGGGCTGCCCATGATCAACCTGCCAGAAAAGCTCCCCGCGCCTGAGATTCCCTGGTTCCTCGGGTGGCTGAACTACTGGTCTGCCGCTGCCGCGCGGGCCATCGGGTTCCCGGATCCGACCCGTGACGCCGAGCTGCTTTCACGGGCTCGGCGCACGGCATCGGGCGGCTGGGTCGTGCAGCTCACCGATGCGCCGCTCGACCTGGACAAGCCCGCCCACCTGGACACGCTCAAGCGGACCTACGAGCGCTTTCCGGAGATCGGCGGACGCGCAGCGCCTTGA